GTAAAGCTTCGCCCGAAAATTTTTTGTTCCATAGGCAATGTTACGATTCCAACTGACATTAATGCCGACATTAATGCAGCTACCTGAGGAAGACCTGCACCATTTTGAACAAATGTAGCTCCAAGAGGAAACACAACAAAGCTTGGTATGAGTGAAACAGAACCAATGATTGTAGAGTAAACAATACCTAAAACGCCAGATTGTTCTCCGATCATCGAAGAAATGACGGATGGCGTTAATATTGATAGTGAAAGGCCAACAAATAGCATAATTGCTAACACGTCAGGCATAATGTTTCTAAACATTTTCCATGACTTTAACAGAGCGTCTTTCGTTTTATTTTTATCATTTATAAAAGATATACTCGTTAGAATAATGGCTATCGCGTAAAGAATAGCGCCATTAATCATGATTAGATTCCTTTTTCCATTGATTATATTTGTTCAAGAAAAATGATAAATTTTTAATTTTTGCTTCAATATCTTCATGAAAGTCATCTAATCTTCTTTTTCCTACTGTCGTAATCTTGTACTTCTTCATTGGCTTATCTTGACTGGTTGTATCCAAATAAGACTCTACAGCACCTTCGCCCTCTAATTTTTTTAGTGTACGATATATGATTGCACTATCTATTGGATTAACGGGAAGTTCCTCTTCACACTTCTGTAAAAGCTTTCCTCCATAACTATCTTCCTCTGTTAAAAACAGCAAAAGAAATGCACCTGTATGTCTCCCTGTATGTTTCATTAATCAACGAACCTCCTAAAGTATACTTAGAATATGTTAAACGAACTGTTAATGACAGTATACTGTTATTAACAGTTAAAAGTCAATCATAAAATGACCTCTCCAGTGTATGTATCCACTTGTAACTTTTGCACTTTGATTATTGTCAGTGAACCTAGTAGTCAAGATACAGAAGGTGGGGGCATAAACCAAGAACTTTTTGTCGTAAAAGAGAACAAAGGTATTGAGTACTACTCAAGCATTTTTGTAAAGGGGT
Above is a genomic segment from Litoribacterium kuwaitense containing:
- a CDS encoding PadR family transcriptional regulator is translated as MKHTGRHTGAFLLLFLTEEDSYGGKLLQKCEEELPVNPIDSAIIYRTLKKLEGEGAVESYLDTTSQDKPMKKYKITTVGKRRLDDFHEDIEAKIKNLSFFLNKYNQWKKESNHD